The genomic segment ACCACCAATCTTTTTACTTAACCTTAGGTAAACACTTCTAACACTGCGTAAAATCGTAATGACCATTGCCAAAAAAGCCCGCAATAAAGGGGCTTTTTTGGCTTTATTAATATTCATCAATTTATATGGCACCAATAGTCAAGGTTTGCTCCTCTGCCTCCATATCATATGACCACATTTGATAAATAGGATCTGAACCATCGTAAAACCACACCACTGCCACTAAGTTTTGCTGATGGTTTGCCACTAATAGCGCTTCATTTAAGCTACCTTCATCTAATGCGCCACGTAATAAGCATGACTCAAAGTTAACCGTCACTTGGGCACCATTTTGCTCATATTGGTCACATAACGAAAAATAACCTCGCTGCGTAGACTCAAGCGCCACATCAATATCCAGATTAAAAGCCGCTTGTAAGTCAAAATCAGCATCAACAATCAGATCATCAATTGACGTTGCAGGTATCGTTGGCTCCTCAGGCGTTTCAGGATCCGTTGGTGTTTCTGGCGTCGTTGGCGTCGTCGGTGTTGTTGGTGTCGTCGGCGTCGTCGTTGTGGTTGTCGCTGGTGTTGCAGCCACTGGCGCTGGAGAGCTGTCATCTCCGCCCCCCCCCGCCACCACAGGCAGTCAGTAATGTGAGTAACATTGTCGCCGCTACCGTTACACCTTTATTCGACGTGATTAACATTGCATTTTTAGCCGTAGTTGTTTGAGTTAATGTGTTCATAATATTCACCTTAAAATTCCGTTTATGACTTAAGTTAATTGGGTTTGCAGTTATGCGATTCATCGTGACTTTTAGTCTTTAAAAATCAAAGAATCTTGTGCATTTAGGTACCAGTAAGGTTTAGTCTCACCAGTTTCGTCTGCAGCAAATTCAATAAACTCAATGTAAGCACTATCAACACGTTGGTTTTCTGCAGGATGCTGCCATGAATCAGGTACTTCAATCGCCCAGCTCATGCCGTTTTGATCTTGAAAATACTGGCCTTGTGAAGCCGCTGACGCATCGTCATGCATGCCTAAAAAGCGCGTATCAAACAAATCAGTTGGTGCTTTATTTTTCAAATGGATTTCTAATTTACGGCCAGGGTTTTGCCCATCAGTAATATTCTTCGCCGCTAAGCCATGATCTGTACCTGGAGTGGCAAAAATAAATGGGTCATAAGGAAATTCAGGCATGTCATCGACATGAACCGAATCAATAAATGGCACGGTCATTTGCCATGTCGCACGATACTGAGTACCACAACCCGGCTCTGTTCTGAAGTATAAACAGCCGTTACCTGGTGTAGCGTGCTGCCATAAATCTTGACTGAACAGTAATACCGCATTAGTTTGATTTTCTTCTAATGGCGAGGTGGTTTGTTTCACCCCTTGCATGCTCCACTCAATCGCAGACTCTTGCACATTACCGCGTCCCACATCAGGCAGTTGCACCGCAAAGCCGTTATGGTAAGCAGCGCCCATGGCCACTAACTGCGCATCAAATGCCACACGACGCACCATGTCATTTTTACTGAACTGGCTAATACGTAATTGCATCACCACATCGTTCATATCAAAGTCACCTTGGTTCGGATATAAATCCTCATAAGCCAGCGTGGTGTACTCAGAAGAAGATGGGTAATAACTGATCGTGATACCCGTTTCAGTGACTGTAATTGGGTAATCCTCTACCTCACCATCACTCACACCACCAGTAGGCAGTAGATCAGCAACCGAACTTAAACGAAATCGTGCCCATGTCTCACCGGTTTTAGCCCAATTTGGGACATCAATTGATAAGGTGGTTGTGCCCGCATTTAATGAACGAGCAGCAATCACTTTTTCGTCAGTATCAAACTCGCCATTTTGGTTCCAATCAATCCAACCATTTAAAAATGCCGCATCTCCTTGGGTTGTGACAATCAACATCGCATTTTCGCCGATTTCAAACCCTGTAGGCATACTGATACCGTCATCATCATCGATACCATCACTTTCATCATCAGATAATGGTGCTGGATAACCGTCTGATTCATTATCAACAACACTACCCAATTTCATATTGCCAACAATTCCGTGGCGAGCACCATTTGAGTCTATTAAGGTGCCGTAAGTGTCTGGCGCATCACCAAAATCAACACTGTCTCCTACTGGCACTTCGGCAAGCGCACAACGCGCACCGTCATTAGAAGTAGAAGAAGGACCATAAGAGAAAAGTTCAGCTTGTGGAGTATCAGCATCGACGTTGACTTTAAATACATTACCGTCACCGTTGTTACTCAAGTATAAGTTGCCATCTGGATCAAAGAACTGCGCACCAAAGGTAAAGCTACCACTGTCTTTGGTGATCACATTACCTAAGTTTTCATGCGCACCCGTGCTAGGGTCAATTTTGATTAAGGTACCGGTACTACCATTTGTGACGGCATATAAGAATCCATTACTTGGGTGAAAGGCAAAATCGGTAATGCGATAAGTGGCATTAGCTTTACTGCCTGAGACAATATTCATTGGATGATCATTACCATCAAGTGGCACAGTGAATAAGCCAACACCTTTGCGGTAGCCATACCAAACGTTTTGATCAATCGCCACATCACCAACATAAAAATCTTGATTGGCTGCTGCGCTGTCTTTGGTGATTGTTAATGGCTCTACTTGGTAATCTTTACCCACTTTACCGACTGTGGCATTTTCGTAATCCCAACCGTAGAGGTAATTATCAAGATAACTAAAACCCACACCGTTGAGTGCTTTGTTAATCCCCATATCTGGTGACAATACAGTATAACTACCTGTACCAAGTTCAACGCCAAAGGTCTTCGGAATGCCCGATGGCGTTTGCACGATAAAGGCTTCCGTCGGACAAGCATCAAATGCTTCAGCAGCATGGGTATTAGCACTAAATAGCGCCATGCCAGTGCCAATAGCAATACTACTGAAACCAAGAATATTGATGATTTGGGCGTTCAATGAATTTACATTAGTTGCTTTTACAGTTGCTGTTTTCATATTGCATCTCGCTATTCGTTATCAGGATGTAACGGTATAATGCACAGCGAATGCCAACTTTCATTATCCTTTAAATACAGAAACTTATATAGTCAACAAAGATTTTTATTATGGCTAAAATGCATTCTGCAACGCATTCTGATTTTGAGAAGATGGGTGTTTTGAAGTGAAAGTTCGTTGTAATTAGCTAGATCAGATTAAAGTTTCAAGTGGCCTTTATACTTCTAAGCTTCGATTGGATTAGCTTAAGGCCGACGCTGAGATCAAATCCGAAGCATCCACACCAGAAGCAGCCAACTTTAAATTTCATTTATTACCTACTTTAACGAGCAATATAAAATTTGCCCTTCTGCGGCCATTAACACCTCTCTAAATTATCGACTCAAAATTTTGCTTTTTGGCTTTTTTCGCTCGATAGCATTATCTATTTA from the Shewanella japonica genome contains:
- a CDS encoding LruC domain-containing protein: MKTATVKATNVNSLNAQIINILGFSSIAIGTGMALFSANTHAAEAFDACPTEAFIVQTPSGIPKTFGVELGTGSYTVLSPDMGINKALNGVGFSYLDNYLYGWDYENATVGKVGKDYQVEPLTITKDSAAANQDFYVGDVAIDQNVWYGYRKGVGLFTVPLDGNDHPMNIVSGSKANATYRITDFAFHPSNGFLYAVTNGSTGTLIKIDPSTGAHENLGNVITKDSGSFTFGAQFFDPDGNLYLSNNGDGNVFKVNVDADTPQAELFSYGPSSTSNDGARCALAEVPVGDSVDFGDAPDTYGTLIDSNGARHGIVGNMKLGSVVDNESDGYPAPLSDDESDGIDDDDGISMPTGFEIGENAMLIVTTQGDAAFLNGWIDWNQNGEFDTDEKVIAARSLNAGTTTLSIDVPNWAKTGETWARFRLSSVADLLPTGGVSDGEVEDYPITVTETGITISYYPSSSEYTTLAYEDLYPNQGDFDMNDVVMQLRISQFSKNDMVRRVAFDAQLVAMGAAYHNGFAVQLPDVGRGNVQESAIEWSMQGVKQTTSPLEENQTNAVLLFSQDLWQHATPGNGCLYFRTEPGCGTQYRATWQMTVPFIDSVHVDDMPEFPYDPFIFATPGTDHGLAAKNITDGQNPGRKLEIHLKNKAPTDLFDTRFLGMHDDASAASQGQYFQDQNGMSWAIEVPDSWQHPAENQRVDSAYIEFIEFAADETGETKPYWYLNAQDSLIFKD